In one Corallococcus sp. EGB genomic region, the following are encoded:
- the sctV gene encoding type III secretion system export apparatus subunit SctV — protein MANADPNSFLNKYSDIVLAVVVVAIIGMMIVPLPTLILDVLLTLNISISVVLLLISLYVPSALYLSSFPTILLITTMFRLSLTISTTRLILLTGDPGEVVVAFGQFVVQGNFVVGAILFLILVVVNFIVISKGSERVAEVAARFTLDAMPGKQMSIDADLRAGVIDQDQMKKKRRDLERESQLFGAMDGAMKFVKGDAIASIIITVINIVGGLIIGVTQKGLSAGDAAQKYTLLTIGDGLVGMIPAILISTCAGILVTRVGGEEEGAHLGKDVGSQLTAFPKAIAIAAGMLIALGLIPGLPKVPFFILGAGAGFGAYSMMRKRDEALAAEEAGPAMESSFGTPVSAEPPPKEQLNPDSELFIPVVTPIVLEVSDALVPYVDSRQDGGKFLFELIPFMRDGLFVELGVRFPGVRARGNGGLPPGAYQIQINEVPVVTGQATLGHILVNDTVDRLKLMNIPGFEAINPATRQPAAWVPEQFRDTLESAGLTTWDVPGYIILHTAAVLRKNAREFVGVQETQTMLEQLEKAFPAIVKEVVPKIVNVLKLTDILGRLVEEEISIRDLRGILQALSEYGQVEADNVMLTEHVRASLRRYISHKYARGTGTLVVYLLDPNIEEAIRSSIKRTSAGAHLALEPEIAQEIVGAVRSECGHLPPSAQRPVILTAMDIRRYVRKLLEYEFNPSFSILSYQELSPDLNIQPVARIASGR, from the coding sequence ATGGCCAACGCCGATCCGAACAGCTTCCTGAACAAGTACTCCGACATCGTCCTGGCGGTGGTCGTGGTCGCGATCATCGGGATGATGATCGTCCCGCTGCCGACGCTCATCCTGGACGTGTTGCTGACGCTGAACATCAGCATCTCGGTGGTACTGCTCCTCATCTCCCTCTACGTGCCCAGCGCGCTGTACCTGTCGTCGTTCCCGACGATCCTGCTGATCACGACGATGTTCCGCCTGTCGCTGACCATCTCCACCACGCGACTCATCCTGCTCACCGGTGACCCGGGCGAAGTCGTGGTCGCGTTCGGTCAGTTCGTGGTCCAGGGCAACTTCGTCGTCGGTGCCATCCTCTTCCTCATCCTGGTGGTGGTGAACTTCATCGTCATCTCCAAGGGCTCGGAGCGCGTCGCGGAAGTGGCCGCGCGCTTCACCCTGGACGCGATGCCCGGCAAGCAGATGTCCATCGACGCGGACCTGCGCGCGGGCGTCATTGATCAGGATCAGATGAAGAAGAAGCGCCGCGACCTGGAGCGTGAGAGCCAGCTCTTCGGCGCCATGGACGGCGCCATGAAGTTCGTGAAGGGCGACGCCATCGCGTCCATCATCATCACGGTCATCAACATCGTGGGCGGCCTCATCATCGGCGTGACGCAGAAGGGCCTGTCCGCCGGTGACGCCGCGCAGAAGTACACGCTGCTCACCATCGGTGACGGTCTTGTCGGCATGATCCCCGCCATCCTCATCTCCACCTGCGCCGGCATCCTGGTGACGCGCGTGGGCGGCGAGGAGGAGGGCGCGCACCTGGGCAAGGACGTGGGCAGCCAGCTCACCGCCTTCCCGAAGGCCATCGCCATCGCGGCGGGCATGCTCATCGCCCTGGGCCTCATCCCCGGCCTCCCCAAGGTTCCCTTCTTCATCCTGGGCGCGGGTGCGGGCTTCGGCGCCTACTCGATGATGCGCAAGCGCGACGAGGCGCTGGCCGCCGAGGAGGCCGGTCCCGCGATGGAGTCCAGCTTCGGCACGCCCGTGTCCGCGGAGCCTCCGCCCAAGGAGCAGCTCAATCCGGACTCGGAGCTGTTCATCCCCGTCGTCACGCCCATCGTGCTGGAGGTGTCCGACGCGCTGGTGCCGTACGTGGACTCGCGGCAGGACGGCGGCAAGTTCCTCTTCGAGCTCATCCCGTTCATGCGCGACGGCCTCTTCGTGGAACTGGGCGTGCGCTTCCCCGGTGTGCGCGCGCGCGGCAATGGCGGCCTGCCGCCCGGGGCCTACCAGATCCAGATCAACGAGGTGCCCGTCGTCACCGGCCAGGCCACCCTGGGCCACATCCTGGTGAACGACACGGTGGATCGCCTCAAGCTGATGAACATCCCCGGCTTCGAGGCCATCAACCCCGCGACGCGCCAGCCCGCCGCGTGGGTGCCCGAGCAGTTCCGGGACACGCTCGAGTCCGCGGGCCTCACCACCTGGGACGTGCCCGGCTACATCATCCTGCACACCGCCGCCGTGCTGCGGAAGAACGCCCGCGAGTTCGTGGGCGTGCAGGAGACGCAGACGATGCTGGAGCAGCTGGAGAAGGCGTTCCCGGCCATCGTCAAGGAGGTCGTCCCGAAGATCGTCAACGTGCTGAAGCTGACGGACATCCTCGGGCGCCTGGTGGAGGAGGAGATCTCCATCCGCGATCTGCGCGGCATCCTCCAGGCCCTGTCGGAGTACGGACAGGTGGAGGCGGACAACGTCATGCTCACCGAGCATGTCCGCGCCTCGCTGCGCCGCTACATCTCCCACAAGTACGCGCGTGGTACCGGCACGCTGGTGGTGTACCTGCTCGACCCGAACATCGAGGAGGCCATCCGCAGCTCCATCAAGCGCACCTCCGCGGGCGCCCACCTGGCGCTGGAGCCGGAGATCGCCCAGGAGATCGTCGGCGCGGTGCGCTCGGAATGCGGCCACCTGCCGCCCAGCGCCCAGCGCCCCGTCATCCTCACGGCGATGGACATCCGCCGCTACGTGCGCAAGCTGCTGGAGTACGAGTTCAACCCGTCGTTCTCCATCCTCAGCTACCAGGAGCTGTCCCCGGACCTGAACATCCAGCCGGTGGCGCGCATCGCATCCGGCCGGTAG
- a CDS encoding tetratricopeptide repeat protein encodes MTTESKAPVSNDNSRPLSGPEMLERATEGFNLFQDGRFNESLAIFDTLASMDSSEAYFQTALGACHLALEDLDSAVACFNRAIELDPSDITPFVNRGEAFLRQGRTTEAARDFQHAVSLDPDDKDPLSRRARMLAAAALESSDEASESEAPEDAS; translated from the coding sequence ATGACGACCGAATCCAAGGCTCCGGTGTCGAATGACAACTCCCGGCCGCTCTCTGGCCCGGAGATGCTCGAGCGGGCCACCGAGGGCTTCAACCTCTTCCAGGATGGCCGCTTCAACGAGTCGCTGGCCATCTTCGACACGCTGGCCTCGATGGATTCCTCCGAGGCCTACTTCCAGACCGCCCTTGGCGCCTGCCACCTGGCGCTGGAGGATCTGGACTCCGCGGTCGCGTGCTTCAACCGCGCCATCGAGCTGGACCCCTCCGACATCACCCCTTTCGTCAACCGCGGCGAGGCGTTCCTGCGCCAGGGCCGGACGACGGAAGCGGCTCGTGACTTCCAGCATGCCGTGTCGCTGGACCCCGACGACAAGGACCCCTTGAGCCGCCGTGCGCGCATGCTCGCCGCCGCGGCCCTGGAGAGCTCGGACGAGGCTTCGGAATCCGAAGCCCCCGAAGACGCTTCGTAG
- a CDS encoding carboxypeptidase-like regulatory domain-containing protein, whose amino-acid sequence MRWTRNAVAWSLVGMLGVVGGCSSKENGGNEDGGGTQQGGALSGKVVDTRGQPLAGAIITADNTQFYDSNVQATSGSDGTYRMDVSRPIGTWHASAVVKRQYNGKDYTFDLDPSDDNVFAGNEGAVRNFAWKLTGKRPDDQGNYGGLVVVYVDQFTDPADPSSPITNEDIELTLTPSGPLVDGSTGQPLTQKLVRTPDGDAVTDVPVGRYTFSARYVQAGKAPRPMQVRIRDTGQYANSVTADFESVLISRHQIELNAQLPSP is encoded by the coding sequence ATGCGCTGGACTCGAAACGCAGTGGCCTGGAGCCTGGTGGGGATGCTTGGCGTCGTCGGGGGCTGCAGCAGCAAGGAGAACGGCGGCAACGAGGACGGGGGCGGTACCCAACAGGGAGGCGCCCTGTCCGGCAAGGTGGTGGACACCCGGGGACAGCCGCTCGCGGGGGCGATCATCACCGCGGACAACACCCAGTTCTATGACTCCAATGTCCAGGCGACGTCGGGTTCCGATGGGACGTACCGCATGGACGTCAGCCGCCCGATTGGCACCTGGCACGCCAGCGCCGTCGTGAAGCGGCAGTACAACGGGAAGGACTACACCTTCGACCTGGATCCGAGCGACGACAACGTCTTCGCCGGAAACGAAGGCGCGGTGCGCAACTTCGCCTGGAAGCTCACGGGCAAGCGCCCGGATGACCAGGGCAACTACGGGGGCCTGGTGGTGGTGTACGTGGATCAGTTCACGGACCCAGCGGACCCGAGCTCGCCCATTACCAACGAGGACATCGAGCTGACGCTGACCCCCAGCGGGCCGCTGGTGGACGGCAGCACCGGCCAGCCCCTCACCCAGAAGCTGGTGCGCACCCCGGACGGGGATGCCGTGACGGACGTACCCGTGGGCCGCTACACCTTTTCCGCTCGCTACGTGCAGGCCGGGAAGGCGCCCCGTCCGATGCAGGTGCGCATCCGGGACACCGGCCAGTACGCCAACTCCGTGACCGCGGACTTCGAGTCCGTCCTCATCAGCCGGCACCAGATTGAACTGAACGCCCAGCTGCCGAGCCCCTGA
- a CDS encoding SycD/LcrH family type III secretion system chaperone: MAALDPEDPQDEAKLTALLQRWAEGKATLREVRGYSNDELYTIAKTAYFFFYQGRLAEARTLFQGLYAINPTDVYFAKALGVVEMAAGNGQGALAAFDVAAKLAPQDPAVYVGRAEVKLAIGQKTQALEDLRRAAAMTPVDDPVVRKASAMISALTRR; this comes from the coding sequence ATGGCGGCGCTGGACCCGGAGGATCCGCAGGACGAGGCGAAACTCACCGCGCTCCTGCAGCGCTGGGCGGAGGGGAAGGCCACGCTCCGTGAGGTGCGTGGCTATTCCAACGACGAGCTCTACACCATCGCGAAGACGGCCTACTTCTTCTTCTACCAGGGCCGGCTGGCGGAGGCGCGTACGCTCTTCCAGGGGCTGTACGCCATCAACCCCACGGACGTGTACTTCGCCAAGGCGCTGGGCGTGGTGGAGATGGCCGCGGGCAACGGGCAGGGCGCGCTGGCCGCCTTCGACGTGGCGGCGAAGCTGGCGCCCCAGGATCCGGCGGTCTACGTGGGCCGCGCGGAGGTGAAGTTGGCCATCGGACAGAAGACGCAGGCGCTGGAGGACCTTCGCCGCGCCGCGGCGATGACCCCGGTGGATGATCCGGTGGTGCGCAAGGCCAGCGCGATGATCAGCGCGCTCACCCGGCGTTGA
- a CDS encoding EscU/YscU/HrcU family type III secretion system export apparatus switch protein → MASDEEADIAIAIKYDNKADGAPRVVAKGMRLKAEKIREIAKQYGIPVMRNVSLAHALYRVDVGQEVPEELYDAVAEVLNFVYALQREQQAGGR, encoded by the coding sequence ATGGCCAGCGACGAAGAGGCGGACATCGCCATCGCCATCAAGTACGACAACAAGGCGGACGGGGCCCCGCGCGTGGTGGCGAAGGGGATGCGCCTGAAGGCGGAGAAGATCCGGGAGATCGCCAAGCAGTACGGCATCCCGGTGATGCGCAACGTGTCCCTCGCGCACGCCTTGTACCGGGTGGACGTGGGCCAGGAGGTCCCCGAGGAGCTCTACGACGCGGTCGCGGAGGTGTTGAATTTCGTCTACGCGCTCCAGCGGGAGCAGCAGGCGGGCGGACGCTGA
- the sctU gene encoding type III secretion system export apparatus subunit SctU, with amino-acid sequence MSDESGDKTEEPSQKKLDDSRKKGQVWKSKDLTGVAVLVAGLGIARGTWDTVESEISALFLFTFETIAHPERLDMAMSQILYMALKSLAILTVPVAAGAAAMGGLMDFLQVGSLFTIDPVMPKFDKLNPIAGLKNMFTKKAFVQLLQNLIKISVAAYVVYGVVRDSMPLVIETVRQDTHGIMAILGEIIYRVGARIVLLFVIFGVFDVWWQRKSYMKDMMMTKEEVKKEYKQSEGDPHHKAKRKELHHEIMEGAQMEAVKDASVIVTNPDHVAVALMYDQSKDGAPRVILKGIDAKAERIKAIAREADVPLLRNVPLAHALLRVEVGEEVPEELYDAVAEVLNFVYGLKQQQAAVPPTRA; translated from the coding sequence ATGTCGGACGAGAGTGGCGACAAGACAGAGGAACCGTCGCAGAAGAAGCTCGACGACTCCCGCAAGAAGGGGCAGGTCTGGAAGAGCAAGGACCTGACGGGCGTCGCCGTGCTCGTCGCCGGCCTGGGCATCGCCCGCGGCACGTGGGACACGGTGGAGAGCGAAATCTCCGCGCTGTTCCTCTTCACCTTCGAGACCATCGCGCATCCAGAACGCCTGGACATGGCGATGTCGCAGATCCTCTACATGGCGCTGAAGTCGCTGGCCATCCTCACGGTTCCGGTGGCGGCCGGAGCGGCGGCGATGGGCGGATTGATGGACTTTCTTCAGGTCGGGTCGCTGTTCACCATCGACCCGGTCATGCCCAAGTTCGACAAGCTCAATCCCATCGCGGGCTTGAAGAACATGTTCACGAAGAAGGCCTTCGTCCAGCTGCTGCAGAACCTCATCAAGATCTCCGTCGCCGCCTACGTCGTCTACGGCGTGGTGCGCGACTCGATGCCCCTGGTCATCGAAACGGTCCGGCAGGACACGCACGGCATCATGGCCATCCTCGGGGAGATCATCTACCGGGTGGGCGCGCGCATCGTGCTGCTCTTCGTCATCTTCGGCGTGTTCGACGTGTGGTGGCAGCGCAAGTCATACATGAAGGACATGATGATGACGAAGGAGGAGGTCAAGAAGGAGTACAAGCAGAGCGAAGGTGACCCGCACCACAAGGCCAAGCGCAAGGAGCTCCACCACGAGATCATGGAGGGAGCCCAGATGGAGGCGGTGAAGGACGCGAGCGTCATCGTCACCAACCCGGACCACGTCGCGGTGGCCCTGATGTACGACCAGAGCAAGGACGGGGCGCCCCGGGTCATCCTCAAGGGCATCGACGCGAAGGCGGAGCGCATCAAGGCCATCGCGCGCGAGGCGGACGTGCCGCTGCTTCGCAACGTGCCCCTGGCGCACGCGTTGTTGCGCGTGGAGGTGGGGGAGGAAGTGCCCGAGGAGCTCTACGACGCGGTCGCCGAGGTCCTCAACTTCGTCTACGGATTGAAGCAGCAACAGGCGGCGGTGCCGCCCACGCGCGCCTGA
- a CDS encoding flagellar biosynthetic protein FliR: protein MNIGEAMAELGARFNLSIIIFTMALIMCRVMPILIFSPFLGGEVVPSEMKLGLGLMVSAVLFPSVADRMDKIPLSALPYIGLLLKEIFIGLSLSYIINIIFDAARVAGTLMDTMAGSNNAQLYVPQLGQQVSLFSSLKVQLCVVLFLSLDGHHVIIRALADSLAVVPLEGFPHFSRGVWPFFDLLVRCFADMLKISLALAGPGMVAAFATDLAMGAINRVAPQIQVFFIAMSLKPLMSVLIIFVSIHVIVGRMQGEMTSMLRMVRQAIQLLG, encoded by the coding sequence ATGAACATCGGCGAAGCCATGGCCGAGCTGGGCGCTCGGTTCAACCTGTCGATCATCATCTTCACGATGGCGCTCATCATGTGCCGCGTGATGCCCATCCTCATCTTCAGCCCCTTCCTGGGCGGCGAGGTCGTGCCCTCGGAGATGAAGCTGGGCCTGGGCCTGATGGTGTCCGCGGTGTTGTTCCCGTCCGTCGCGGACCGGATGGACAAGATTCCCCTGAGCGCGCTCCCCTACATCGGGCTGCTGCTCAAGGAGATCTTCATCGGCCTGTCATTGTCATACATCATCAACATCATCTTCGACGCGGCCCGGGTCGCCGGCACCCTGATGGACACCATGGCGGGCAGCAACAACGCCCAGCTCTACGTGCCACAGCTGGGCCAGCAGGTGTCGCTCTTCTCCAGCCTCAAGGTGCAGCTGTGCGTGGTGCTGTTCCTGTCGCTGGACGGCCACCACGTCATCATCCGGGCGCTCGCGGACAGCCTGGCGGTGGTGCCGCTGGAGGGCTTCCCGCACTTCAGCCGGGGCGTGTGGCCCTTCTTCGATCTGCTCGTCCGCTGCTTCGCGGACATGTTGAAGATCAGCCTGGCGCTGGCGGGGCCCGGCATGGTGGCCGCGTTCGCCACCGACCTGGCCATGGGCGCCATCAACCGCGTGGCCCCGCAGATCCAGGTCTTCTTCATCGCGATGTCGCTCAAGCCGCTGATGAGCGTGCTCATCATCTTCGTCTCCATCCACGTCATCGTCGGCCGCATGCAGGGCGAGATGACCTCCATGCTGCGCATGGTGCGGCAGGCCATCCAGCTGCTGGGCTGA
- the fliQ gene encoding flagellar biosynthesis protein FliQ, translating to MNQLTFITQEALFLVLVVSAPPVLMSLLVGFIIALFQATTQIQEQTLTFAPKVVLVFGVLAMTGPWIGGQLLRFTFHVFDRFPALIGR from the coding sequence ATGAATCAGCTCACGTTCATCACCCAGGAGGCCCTGTTCCTGGTGCTCGTGGTCTCCGCGCCGCCGGTGCTCATGAGCCTCTTGGTGGGCTTCATCATCGCCCTGTTCCAGGCCACCACGCAGATCCAGGAGCAGACGCTCACGTTCGCGCCCAAGGTGGTGCTCGTCTTCGGCGTGCTGGCCATGACGGGCCCATGGATTGGCGGGCAGCTCCTGCGCTTCACCTTCCACGTCTTCGACCGCTTCCCGGCGCTCATCGGCAGATGA
- the sctR gene encoding type III secretion system export apparatus subunit SctR, which translates to MVAPRRRRASEGRPVNRQSSAARPLLFRAPPWLFAALVSLHPIVASAAKKGAETIPDSLVKEAVNTDSFTSRPLILILALAAMSLVPFALMMVTSFVKISVVLSIVRSALGTQQIPPTQVITGLAIILTVYIMAPVGQEMYRAGGLDIWSRGTSVFSSETVGTMLSAADKSKEPLREFLMKKVTNKDRTLFYSLAKKMRKEEDRKDIGQNDFMVIVPAFVVSELKEAFQIGFLLFVPFIVIDMVVANILLALGMHMLSPTTISMPFKLLLFVLVDGWYLIAKGLVIGYL; encoded by the coding sequence ATGGTGGCACCCCGCCGCCGCCGGGCGTCTGAAGGCCGTCCCGTGAACCGTCAGTCCTCCGCCGCCCGTCCGCTGCTGTTCCGCGCTCCGCCCTGGCTCTTCGCGGCCCTCGTGTCGCTGCACCCCATCGTCGCGTCGGCCGCGAAGAAGGGCGCGGAGACGATTCCGGACTCCCTGGTGAAGGAGGCCGTGAACACCGACTCCTTCACCTCGCGCCCGCTCATCCTCATCCTCGCGCTCGCGGCCATGTCGCTGGTCCCGTTCGCGCTGATGATGGTGACCAGCTTCGTGAAGATCTCGGTGGTGCTCTCCATCGTCCGCTCGGCGCTGGGCACCCAGCAGATTCCCCCCACCCAGGTCATCACCGGCCTGGCCATCATCCTCACCGTCTACATCATGGCGCCCGTGGGCCAGGAGATGTACCGGGCGGGAGGCCTCGACATCTGGTCCCGGGGCACGTCGGTGTTCTCCTCGGAGACGGTGGGCACGATGCTGAGCGCCGCGGACAAGTCCAAGGAACCGCTGCGCGAGTTCCTGATGAAGAAGGTCACCAACAAGGACCGCACGCTCTTCTACAGCCTGGCGAAGAAGATGCGGAAGGAGGAGGACCGCAAGGACATTGGCCAGAACGACTTCATGGTCATCGTCCCGGCCTTCGTCGTGTCCGAACTGAAGGAGGCCTTCCAGATTGGCTTCCTCTTGTTCGTGCCCTTCATCGTCATCGACATGGTGGTCGCCAACATCCTGCTGGCGCTGGGCATGCACATGCTGTCGCCCACGACCATCTCCATGCCCTTCAAGCTCTTGTTGTTCGTGCTCGTGGACGGCTGGTACCTCATCGCCAAGGGCCTGGTCATCGGCTACCTGTAA
- a CDS encoding flagellar biosynthetic protein FliO yields the protein MAVLRFSSSRSILGAVLLFASPAAVLAQAPAAPPAKAEAAPAGEPAPAAPSAPSEAAAPTDNDKAARASRHSDELDRELGATPEGADAQESLGWVVVRTVALLGAVLASIYLTLNVGLRKLMGLQGVAVGKASVVSVMERIPLDQRRTLFVLKAADEYLLIGGGDGGVQLVSKLDRDAVERIRAAREQPAPVSLSPFLQKLLSRRNGGTPPPPGV from the coding sequence ATGGCAGTCCTCCGCTTCTCCTCCTCACGCTCGATCCTCGGCGCCGTGCTGCTCTTCGCGTCGCCCGCCGCCGTCCTGGCACAGGCGCCCGCGGCGCCGCCGGCGAAGGCCGAAGCCGCTCCCGCCGGGGAGCCGGCCCCCGCGGCTCCGTCCGCGCCTTCCGAAGCCGCCGCGCCGACAGACAATGACAAGGCGGCCCGGGCCTCGCGGCACTCGGACGAACTGGACCGCGAGCTGGGCGCGACGCCGGAAGGGGCGGATGCCCAGGAGAGCCTGGGCTGGGTGGTGGTGCGCACGGTGGCGCTCCTGGGCGCGGTGCTCGCGTCCATCTACCTGACGCTCAACGTGGGCCTGCGCAAGCTGATGGGCCTGCAGGGCGTGGCGGTGGGCAAGGCGTCGGTGGTGTCGGTGATGGAGCGCATCCCGTTGGATCAACGGCGCACGCTCTTCGTCCTGAAGGCCGCGGACGAGTACCTGCTGATTGGTGGCGGCGACGGTGGCGTGCAACTGGTTTCAAAGCTGGACCGCGACGCCGTGGAGCGCATCCGCGCCGCACGGGAGCAGCCAGCGCCGGTGTCCCTGAGTCCTTTCCTCCAGAAGCTCCTCTCCCGCCGGAATGGTGGCACCCCGCCGCCGCCGGGCGTCTGA
- the sctQ gene encoding type III secretion system cytoplasmic ring protein SctQ, protein MSLEPDDEPGVFERTMLVDTRKLGPPPPKPAPAPAPAPAPVAPWRPFAFTNLEKVSRSQGKLAEQLRWLTPNAGTLDTVCARLKALFDVDVRLSVESAQARPMTELRRFLGDPSFLAVLAPGALKGRVILEIELSLAHSAVDLLLGGAGETVGLRPLTDIEEGVMGYVVLEALKELVPGLQPGVPRPRLDGVARGVDEVSARLGEDGPMLAVHLNAVLGSHRGIVRLVVPSAVLEAAEPAVESAQRREHRLADMRAHGRRLSAIRDWLRAEIGVAELSAQDLASLRVKDVLLLDMLSARPDRGEPGTAQLRLGLGRTGHLAAEVFVDGGRYRARITEIIPGEPGNPQGGEPGSSGGGQEENEDFTNPELGVPPELEGAALDDANNREGSDLLSDLPLQVAVELARVPITAEQVVGLRTGQVIDLRRGAGEPVDLSVNGKVVARGELVELDGQLGVRIIHLS, encoded by the coding sequence ATGAGCCTGGAGCCGGACGACGAGCCCGGAGTCTTCGAGCGCACCATGTTGGTCGACACCCGGAAGCTGGGCCCGCCGCCCCCGAAGCCCGCACCGGCGCCGGCGCCGGCCCCCGCTCCGGTCGCGCCGTGGCGGCCGTTCGCGTTCACGAACCTGGAGAAGGTGTCGCGTTCGCAGGGCAAGCTGGCGGAGCAACTGCGGTGGCTGACGCCCAACGCGGGCACGCTGGACACCGTGTGCGCGCGCCTCAAGGCGCTCTTCGACGTGGACGTGCGTCTGTCCGTGGAGTCCGCCCAGGCGCGGCCCATGACGGAGCTGCGCCGCTTTTTGGGGGACCCGTCCTTCCTCGCGGTCCTGGCGCCCGGCGCGCTCAAGGGCCGGGTCATCCTCGAAATCGAGCTGTCGCTGGCGCACTCCGCGGTGGACCTGCTGCTGGGCGGCGCCGGTGAGACGGTGGGCCTGCGGCCCCTGACGGACATCGAGGAGGGCGTGATGGGCTACGTCGTCCTGGAGGCCCTGAAGGAACTGGTGCCCGGGCTTCAGCCCGGCGTTCCCCGGCCCCGGCTGGACGGCGTGGCGCGCGGCGTGGATGAGGTGTCCGCGCGCCTGGGCGAGGACGGCCCGATGCTGGCGGTGCACCTGAACGCGGTGCTGGGCTCGCACCGTGGCATCGTCCGCCTGGTGGTGCCGTCCGCGGTGCTGGAGGCGGCCGAGCCCGCCGTGGAGAGCGCCCAGCGGCGTGAGCACCGGCTCGCGGACATGCGGGCTCACGGGCGGCGCCTGTCGGCCATCCGCGACTGGCTGCGCGCGGAGATTGGCGTGGCGGAGCTGTCCGCCCAGGACCTGGCCTCGCTGCGCGTCAAGGACGTGCTGCTGTTGGACATGCTGTCGGCGCGGCCGGACCGGGGCGAGCCCGGCACGGCGCAGCTGCGGTTGGGGCTGGGGCGCACCGGGCACCTGGCCGCGGAGGTGTTCGTGGACGGGGGCCGCTACCGGGCCCGCATCACGGAGATCATCCCCGGAGAGCCGGGCAACCCCCAGGGTGGGGAGCCCGGCTCCAGCGGCGGTGGCCAGGAAGAGAACGAGGACTTCACCAACCCGGAGCTGGGCGTTCCTCCGGAACTGGAAGGGGCGGCATTGGACGACGCGAACAACCGGGAGGGAAGCGATCTGCTCAGCGACCTGCCCCTGCAGGTGGCCGTGGAACTGGCGCGCGTCCCCATCACGGCCGAACAGGTGGTGGGGCTGCGCACGGGGCAGGTCATCGACCTGCGCCGCGGCGCCGGAGAGCCGGTGGACCTGTCCGTCAACGGCAAGGTCGTGGCCCGGGGCGAACTGGTCGAACTGGACGGCCAGCTGGGTGTGCGCATCATCCACCTGAGCTGA
- a CDS encoding flagellar hook-length control protein FliK, whose protein sequence is MSRVDDDRDAARLAERMIQERKLAEAKTQKRLQGESVFSKLVQQGQAEQTQPKQAQEMKQPLGKQVLARLAQQGQGKTFDEKLAQKETQASPFTRPGESSQGAQQSQRNTETQHLSKQAETHKSEVVEEKRSTDVRDGDLSSAEGKAGRLSQEKGELKIDVNAGGGKGAGGGASKDKDDKGAQMAGAGFRFNPALMAPVPVAKPKDMAGSERLRAMANEIAQKIVERVRVGTNAAGNAEFQIDLRGDVLNGLSIKVSAKNGKISAVFSGNDRDTLKMLEEQSEGLRSALGGRGLALENLRFEAKT, encoded by the coding sequence ATGAGCCGAGTTGATGACGATCGCGATGCCGCGCGCTTGGCGGAGCGGATGATCCAGGAGCGCAAGCTCGCGGAGGCGAAGACCCAGAAGCGCCTTCAGGGCGAGTCCGTCTTCTCCAAGCTGGTCCAGCAGGGACAGGCCGAGCAGACCCAGCCCAAGCAGGCGCAGGAGATGAAGCAGCCCCTGGGCAAGCAGGTGCTGGCGCGCCTCGCGCAGCAGGGGCAGGGGAAGACCTTCGACGAGAAGCTGGCCCAGAAGGAGACCCAGGCGTCCCCCTTCACCCGCCCCGGCGAGTCCTCCCAGGGCGCGCAGCAGTCCCAGCGCAACACGGAGACGCAGCACCTGTCGAAGCAGGCGGAGACCCACAAGTCGGAGGTCGTGGAGGAGAAGCGCTCCACGGACGTCCGCGACGGCGACCTGTCCAGCGCCGAAGGCAAGGCCGGCCGCCTGAGCCAGGAGAAGGGCGAGCTGAAGATCGACGTCAACGCCGGCGGTGGCAAGGGCGCGGGCGGCGGGGCCAGCAAGGACAAGGACGACAAGGGCGCGCAGATGGCGGGCGCGGGCTTCCGCTTCAACCCCGCGCTGATGGCGCCGGTGCCGGTGGCCAAGCCCAAGGACATGGCGGGTTCGGAGCGCCTGCGCGCCATGGCCAACGAAATCGCGCAGAAGATCGTGGAGCGCGTGCGCGTGGGCACCAACGCCGCGGGCAACGCGGAGTTCCAGATCGACCTGCGCGGGGACGTGCTCAACGGCCTGTCCATCAAGGTCAGCGCGAAGAACGGGAAGATCTCCGCCGTCTTCAGCGGCAACGACCGCGACACCTTGAAGATGCTGGAAGAGCAGAGCGAAGGCCTGCGCAGCGCCCTGGGCGGCCGCGGTCTGGCGCTTGAAAATCTGAGGTTCGAGGCCAAGACATGA